In Phyllopteryx taeniolatus isolate TA_2022b chromosome 1, UOR_Ptae_1.2, whole genome shotgun sequence, the following proteins share a genomic window:
- the uxt gene encoding protein UXT yields the protein MAPPATSKINVNSHGEVDLKVLQYERFIDEVLKKDLQRVMEQRDSVYEQISHYLQLKNTLQALQETDSHRLKADVDLGCNFYVQAEVEDSSRIFVLVGFGFFVEMDHAEALSFIDKKTGQLTAFTDQLTKDCAKIKANIRLVLEGLRELQGLAEFPECSRREVF from the exons ATGGCTCCTCCAGCTACCTCTAAAATTAATGTTAATTCTCATGGTGAAGTGGATTTGAAGGTGCTACAGTATGAACGGTTCATTGACGAAGTACTGAAGAAAGATTTACA GAGAGTGATGGAGCAACGAGATTCTGTTTATGAGCAAATATCTCATTacttgcagctgaaaaacaccttgCAGGCTctgcag gAGACAGACTCTCACCGCCTCAAGGCAGACGTTGACCTGGGCTGTAACTTTTACGTTCAGGCTGAAGT GGAGGACTCATCCAGGATATTTGTGTTGGTGGGCTTTGGCTTCTTTGTGGAGATGGACCACGCTGAAGCTCTGAGCTTCATCGACAAGAAGACTGGTCAACTAACAGC gttCACAGATCAGCTCACCAAAGACTGTGCCAAAATTAAAGCAAATATCCGCCTGGTGCTGGAG GGTCTACGAGAACTTCAGGGCCTGGCAGAGTTTCCAGAATGTAGCAGAAGAGAAGTCTTCTAG